The window ACGGTTTACAAAGGAATATCCTTTTTTCAACAACCTGAATAATTCCTTACCTGGCCGGATGCAGCGAGTTGCTCTGTCAGAGTGTACACATAAAGAGATTATTTTTTTAACAGTATCGTTAGAAAAACCAGAAAACTCTAGCGATTACCTGCCTGAAAAAACCTGGGTGGGAAAAGGACTATATTTTTAAAGGAGATTTTTGTGCCATTACCGACTATAGAATGGATTGGTGGAATCGATGGAAAGATAAAGATCATAGATCAGACACTGTTGCCTAAAGAATTGAAGTACAGTTACTGCTGCGATTTAAAAGATATTTATCATGCAATTAAGACCTTAATGGTCAGGGGCGCACCCGCAATAGGAATTGCAGCTGCAATGGGAACGGTATTGGGGATTGGAAAGAGTAATTCAGGGAATTTTGAAGATTTCATGAAGGATTTGAAAGAGACCACGGCCTACCTGGGTTCTTCTCGGCCGACAGCGGTAAATTTGTTCTGGGGTTTAAAGAGGATGGAAGATACCGCCTTGAGGAACCGCCATAAGCCGGTTGCAGATATAAAAAATGCATTACTTGATGAGGCAAAAACTATTCTTGAAGAAGATAAGGAGATTTGTCGCAGGATCGGAGAAAATGGGGAGGCACTCATAAAAGATGGAGGCAATGTTCTTACTCATTGCAATGCAGGAGGGCTGGCTACCTCTTATTTTGGTACCGCATTAGCTTTGATCTTTGCCGCTCATGAAAAGGGTAAATCTGTCCATGTCTATGCGGATGAGACACGGCCTCTTCTCCAGGGCTCCCGGCTCACGGCATGGGAACTCAAGAATGCGGGCATTGATGTTACCTTGATATGTGATAATATGGCTGCTCATACAATGAAAGAAAAAAAGGTTGATTGTGTCATTGTCGGTGCGGACAGAATTACCGCGAATGGTGATGCTGCCAATAAGATCGGCACCTACAGCCTTTCAATCATTGCGAAGGAACATGGCATCCCTTTTTACGTTGCCGCACCCTCTTCGACCTTTGATTTGAGCCTGGCATCAGGTGCTGAAATTCCAATTGAGGAGAGAAGTTCTGAAGAAGTGACTCATATTCAAGGCAAGAGGATAGCCCCTGAAGGTATAAAAGTGTTTAATCCTGCCTTTGATGTTACTCCTGCCGGGAATATAAAGGCCATTATAACGGAAAAAGGTGTGATCAATGACCCCACGACGGAAAAGGTTAAAAGAACAATTCAGTAAGTTTGAAGTTAATTATACTAAAACCGATTTGGTTTTCGGTAAAACCTGAAACCAAATCTTGGTGAAGGTATACTCGCTCAATTTTATCTCGGATTTTATCCGAAAACCAATATGAGATGAGTATAAAAAAGTGACCGGGATTTTAAACAACTAAATAAGGAGAACATCTTGTGGCATCTTTCAAACACTTTATCTTGTTCAGCGTCATGGTATTGTTTATCACGTTGTTTTCTTTAGGGTGTGGATCTCAAGGTACAACAACAATATTTAAATGGACTCCGGTTGGAAGTATGAAAGATAGTGTTACTGTTCCTGAAGAGCTGAGCAGTGAACTGGAAGTTCAGAAAGAGCGGGAAGATACGAAAAGGATGAAGCGGCTGCAGGAAAACGCAAAGAAAGAGTCTTTCAAGCAAAAAACTCCAACTAAAAGTGTGACGGAAGAGACTGCGGAAGAGGCAAAGGAAGAGTTACCGGGCGAAACAATTGATAGTAAAGCAGTAATAAAACCGTAGTTTGTCATTTCTCAGCCAAGCTGCGAACTGGCGTTTGGGGAAAGTACGGCAATTCTGACTGAAAGGGCTGGATAACACAGGTTCTTGACTGCTGCCTGCTTCAGGCAGCATAAGGCTGATCGCCGTTCTGGATGCCAACTTTAAGCCGAAAGCCTTAAACCCTGTCGCATCGCGTAGAGAGTAATTTCCTGGAATTCTTCAAACGTTATTCTTCTATCGATTTTGTAAAACATAAGGAAGACGATTTCTCCATGATACTCATAATAGATAACTATGACTCCTTTACCTATAATCTTGTGCAGCAAATTGGAGCACTTGGTGCTGATATTGAAGTCGTGAGAAACGATAAAATTACGATTCCTGAGATACAAAAGAGAGATTTGAGCCATATCATTATCTCTCCCGGACCGTGTACGCCGAAAGAGGGTGGGATATCCAATGATGTTATCAGGACTTTTGCGGGCAGGATTCCAATCCTGGGTGTCTGTCTGGGGCATCAATGCATTGCGTATACCTACGGAGCAGAGGTCATCAGGGCAAAAAGGATAATGCACGGTAAGACATCTTTGATATACCATAATAACACAGCTGTTTTCAAGGGTTTGATGAATCCCTTCGAAGCGACCCGCTATCACTCCCTGATTGTGAATAAGGAGACATTGCCCGATTGTTTCGAAATTACCGCATATGCGGACAAAGATGAAATTATGGGCATAAGGCATAAAGAGATCCCGTTGGAAGGCGTGCAATTCCATCCTGAATCTTTCTTGACGGTTGAGGGTACAAAGTTAATGCAGAACTTTCTTGATTACAACTAGTGGCGGAACCAACTACCCATCTCCCGCGTTGCTGCAGCAATTCCGTAATCCTCACGTACTTGAGCGCGCTCTGGTTCCGGAATCGTTACGCGCCTTTAATCTGGGCAGTTGGTTCCGCCACTGAATGAGTGCACAGCCTTGAAATTTTTGATTCACTTTTAGTTCGTTGTTCTGCAAATAGTCGCAAATTATTAAGATGGAATACTTCATTGATCAGTTATTAGATACCCTAGAGAAAAAAGAGAGTTGTTCCGTTGTGGGTCTCGATCCTCAATTGGAATCTATTCCTGATGAAATTATCACTAACGCTTTTAAGAAAAAAGGGGGATTATTAGAGAGTGGTGCCAGGGCAATAACTGATTTTAACAGACGAATAATCGATGTGGTTCAGCCCCATGTAGGGGTAATTAAGCTTCAAATAGCATTTTATGAACTGCTTGGAGTCTGGGGGCTAAATGCATATTCTGATACGATAACATATGCAAAAAAAAAAGAGCTGCTCGTGATCGGAGACATTAAAAGGGGAGATGTTTCTCATACCGCAGAGGCTTACGCCGCTGCACATCTGGGGATTACTGAATTTAGAGGCATGCAGGAAACCGCCTTTGGGGTAGATGCCGTTACCCTTAACCCCTACTTGGGATCAGACAGTATCCTGCCTTTCATCAAGGTGGCGAAACAATACGGTAAGGGGTTGTTTATACTTGTTAAGACCTCAAATCCCTCTTCGAAAGAGATTCAGGACTTGTCATGTGAAAAGAGTGTTGTCCATCAAAAAGTTGCAGAGCAGGTAGATACATGGGGTAAAGAGATAACAGGGAAGAGGGGATATTGTTCAATTGGTGCGGTGGTGGCGCCGACAAATCTTGAAACGGTCCGAACTCTCAGGTCTTTGATGCCTAACGCATATTTTCTTGTACCTGGTTATGGAGCGCAGGGAGGTCGTGCAGAGGACCTCATCAACTGTTTCAATAAGGATGGTTTTGGTGCCATTGTTAACTCTTCCCGCGGGATAATAAATGCTTATACCCGTGAACCCTGGAAAGAGAAATTTGGTATGAAGCACTGGGAAGATGCGGTGGAAGAAGCTATCGTAGTCATGAATAAAGAATTGAAAGCGGTGACAAAAAAAGTCCGGGAAAAGAGTTAAATTGATTCTTTAAATTTTCTGTGAATTATCCTGAGGTATAAAAAAGGTTATATGATGAGAGCTAAAGATTTTGCCGATGAGCTGGTATCTGCCGGCTTCGATTTTTTTACGGGTGTTCCCTGCTCAATTATTGGAAACCTGATTTTAGAACTTACCGCTAGGCCCGATATTGCCTATGTACCGGCGGTCAGAGAAGATGTTGCTGTAGGTATTGCAGGCGGTGCTTATATGGCAGGAAAAAAACCCGTAGTCCTAATGCAGAATTCGGGGCTTGGGCAATGCTTGAATGCCCTTACTTCCCTGAACCTTATCTACGAACTTCCCTGCCTCTTGGTAGTTACCTGGAGAGGGTTTGAAGGCAAAGATGCTCCGGAACACATCGTAATGGGTGAGACATGTGACAGGATTCTTGATACAATAGGCATTGTTCACCATACACTCAGCGGCGATAATGTCAAAGAGCTTATTAAAGAATCATTTACCCATATCATTGAGAAAAAAACACCTACAGCTCTTTTTTTAAAAAAAGGGATAATTGAATGAATTGCAGGGAAGCAGTAAAAACAGTAACAGCAATATTAAATGATCAATTAGTAATATGCGCTAACGGCATAATAAGCCGGGAAACGTTCACGGCCAGAGACAGGGCGGAAAATTTTTACATGATAGGATCCATGGGTTTGGCATCATCTATTGGTCTGGGAGTGGCATTAAGTAACCAGTCACGAAAGGTAATAGTTTTTGATGGTGATGGGAATCTGTTGATGAATCTCGGATCTCTCACGATGGTGGGTACACTCCGGCCTAAGAATTTTCTGCATATTGTATTTGATAACGAAGCTTATGGCTCGACAGGCAATCAACCTACCGTATCGAACATGATAGCCCTTGAGAATATTGCAAAATCAGCCGGATACCTCTATGCTAAGAAAATTGCCGAAAAGGAATGCCTGATACAGGAGGTTAATCAACTCCTGGAGCTGGAGGGTCCTTCATTCCTTCTTGTTAAGATTTCCAGGTATGCGGGGGAGACAGACGCCGGCAGGGTAGCTCTTAGCCCTGAACAGATAAAAGGCCGTTTTATGACTGCTATGCAGTAGTACTTGTCTGGCCGGCTGTTCCGGGGAGAGGGTGTTGATTAATGTTTTTTCTGCTGTACGGTATTTTTTAGGGAGTCTGAATTGAGAAAGATGATTTTGTTGAATCCTGGTCCTGTATGTACCTCTGAAAGAGTAAGAAAGGCACTGTTACGCGGTGATATGTGCCATCGGGAAAAGGAGTTTTCGAAGATCTTGAAAGGAGTACGCAAAAAAATTATCCAGGCCTTCGCACCAGATGGTGATTACACAACAGCAGTCATTACAGGTTCTGGTACCGCGTCTTTGGAGGCGGGAGTATGTTCTTCGGTAAGTGAGGGGAAAAAACTCCTGGTTGTAGACAATGGGGTTTATGGTGACAGGATAGCCCGCATTGCATCTGCACATAAAATTGATAAGGTTGTGCTGAAATATGATTGGTTTAAACTGCCGGACATTGCAGAGATAGAAGAGACGGTATCGAAGGATAAAGATATTGAGGTGATTGCCATGGTACACCATGA is drawn from Candidatus Scalindua sp. and contains these coding sequences:
- the mtnA gene encoding S-methyl-5-thioribose-1-phosphate isomerase, with amino-acid sequence MPLPTIEWIGGIDGKIKIIDQTLLPKELKYSYCCDLKDIYHAIKTLMVRGAPAIGIAAAMGTVLGIGKSNSGNFEDFMKDLKETTAYLGSSRPTAVNLFWGLKRMEDTALRNRHKPVADIKNALLDEAKTILEEDKEICRRIGENGEALIKDGGNVLTHCNAGGLATSYFGTALALIFAAHEKGKSVHVYADETRPLLQGSRLTAWELKNAGIDVTLICDNMAAHTMKEKKVDCVIVGADRITANGDAANKIGTYSLSIIAKEHGIPFYVAAPSSTFDLSLASGAEIPIEERSSEEVTHIQGKRIAPEGIKVFNPAFDVTPAGNIKAIITEKGVINDPTTEKVKRTIQ
- a CDS encoding thiamine pyrophosphate-dependent enzyme → MNCREAVKTVTAILNDQLVICANGIISRETFTARDRAENFYMIGSMGLASSIGLGVALSNQSRKVIVFDGDGNLLMNLGSLTMVGTLRPKNFLHIVFDNEAYGSTGNQPTVSNMIALENIAKSAGYLYAKKIAEKECLIQEVNQLLELEGPSFLLVKISRYAGETDAGRVALSPEQIKGRFMTAMQ
- a CDS encoding aminodeoxychorismate/anthranilate synthase component II encodes the protein MILIIDNYDSFTYNLVQQIGALGADIEVVRNDKITIPEIQKRDLSHIIISPGPCTPKEGGISNDVIRTFAGRIPILGVCLGHQCIAYTYGAEVIRAKRIMHGKTSLIYHNNTAVFKGLMNPFEATRYHSLIVNKETLPDCFEITAYADKDEIMGIRHKEIPLEGVQFHPESFLTVEGTKLMQNFLDYN
- the pyrF gene encoding orotidine-5'-phosphate decarboxylase, with the protein product MEYFIDQLLDTLEKKESCSVVGLDPQLESIPDEIITNAFKKKGGLLESGARAITDFNRRIIDVVQPHVGVIKLQIAFYELLGVWGLNAYSDTITYAKKKELLVIGDIKRGDVSHTAEAYAAAHLGITEFRGMQETAFGVDAVTLNPYLGSDSILPFIKVAKQYGKGLFILVKTSNPSSKEIQDLSCEKSVVHQKVAEQVDTWGKEITGKRGYCSIGAVVAPTNLETVRTLRSLMPNAYFLVPGYGAQGGRAEDLINCFNKDGFGAIVNSSRGIINAYTREPWKEKFGMKHWEDAVEEAIVVMNKELKAVTKKVREKS